One region of Macrobrachium rosenbergii isolate ZJJX-2024 chromosome 20, ASM4041242v1, whole genome shotgun sequence genomic DNA includes:
- the LOC136849187 gene encoding uncharacterized protein isoform X1 — MVDFGVETRDHFEESELTLSAPSGVGYYHAHQAPRLSSWRQNGQVLEPGPQHNMLESHWDCVQIKKDPQNLSRFCSTSTVNTLSATESRTSLPSSLQVLEPTSQQNMMESHQDFVQVKNDPENLSRFCNTVNTLPAIGNGNSPPTESAEDSRLKGQLLQEITRAAETFEPYNASSVSSSNYRTYNLVPEVPHPSEAEYAFSETSQWVWTRSASDDRSFAGTSSNKILVENAVGTIQYIVPSQLVADSFPSSFPPLTVSEAQSSIMSSNSVVQRTQESSVSVSSSALDLSPASPIQASSVHPSQTSPVPNIPTSSAHQLMSSQNPLGNFDTGTQQQELSYHQNLESSITLAPPPPDEENEETPPDDVMAYPPELKCDRCGAVFSHTQHLNQHLDECNCAPVLPEGCLQVEENPSTQVTEENKRPQRHQADQRSFSCKHCGKCISKPEKLKAHEKLFHCNECTTTCSTKTMLARHKKIHTGEKPYSCGECKTSFTESGSLKVHMRQHTGDRPYKCSFCNEAFSGAGMLASHKRKHTGEKPYVCSECGASFRLLSTLKSHSRRHTGEKPFSCELCGKSFTQKAALRRHKRTHLNVKPYECDHCGFKFREKENLRRHLLLHKIVWPFVCDICGAGFNYSKKLETHKMLHNGGDKPYKCNKCSSSFASPKYLTQHKKRVHDRKGSVRCEECNATFTRKETLRSHLRIHKGSDQYVCEQCGAAFNQRATLTRHTRIHLGSAGSDGSSSKESYTCKFCKKVFTTKKSLDSHQMETHMVEDFAFECPTCHVGFSDQCELARHRSTHHQTLRPVSKANEGQREAVKDKYICEDCDQTFLKKWQLRAHWKYCLCRDLDAVDSEPVEVKPNISSQNSSKEVSAMKLVSAVLAAAGSSSGSEVSYQAPQHSETSSTSVPLTVASTSSSQQSQHCTSAQVTQSHSGVYEHVNEIPQELSYQQPAQEVPQHSSDVNVMQSLQDPHHHNSVHDNVQHVDRQTVLQGETQGTLLQHSLQEDMQHHSFDFDISQTEFYKSVPSLQSSSHHHHHNQHYSHPDTSHESSLLHSSVLQDIGQEHDSCEDLHDNLHHSGSFLSNQREVTLQEAVHHQRGQHRLDHIEDENKEQESESFHSHSENYQNTFQDQYHPYNRCQVSKAEEKYTRTELQSYVLQDPTGTKVRNACPKLLGSYSNLRSKY; from the exons ATGGTAGATTTTGGAGTAGAAACAAGGGATCATTTTGAGGAATCAGAATTAACGCTTTCTGCACCCTCCGGTGTTGGCTATTACCATGCCCATCAGGCACCTCGACTGTCTTCTTGGAGACAAAATGGCCAG GTACTGGAGCCAGGACCCCAACACAATATGTTGGAGTCTCATTGGGATTGTGTGCAGATTAAAAAGGACCCACAAAATCTATCAAGATTTTGTAGTACTAGTACTGTGAACACTTTATCAGCCACTGAAAGTAGAACATCACTACCATCATCTTTACAGGTACTGGAGCCAACTTCTCAACAGAATATGATGGAGTCTCATCAGGATTTTGTGCAGGTTAAAAATGACCCAGAAAATTTGTCAAGATTTTGCAATACTGTGAATACTTTACCAGCCATTGGAAATGGAAATTCACCACCAACAGAGAGCGCAGAAGACAGTCGACTCAAAGGGCagcttcttcaagaaatcacaagAGCGGCCGAGACTTTTGAGCCTTACAATGCTTCATCTGTGTCATCTTCTAATTACCGGACATATAATCTTGTTCCTGAAGTGCCTCATCCTTCTGAAGCTGAATATGCTT TTTCAGAAACATCACAGTGGGTGTGGACACGCTCTGCTAGTGATGACCGTAGTTTTGCTGGCACTTCTTCAAACAAAATTTTGGTTGAAAATGCAGTTGGTACCATTCAGTACATTGTGCCTTCACAGTTGGTTGCAGATTCATTTCCATCATCGTTTCCACCTTTGACAGTTTCAGAAGCACAGTCTTCCATCATGTCATCAAATTCAGTG GTGCAACGAACACAGGAGTCATCAGTATCAGTGTCTTCGTCTGCTCTAGACCTGTCACCAGCATCACCCATTCAGGCATCTTCTGTACATCCCTCTCAGACATCTCCGGTTCCTAATATTCCCACCTCATCAGCCCACCAGTTAATGTCATCACAGAACCCTCTTGGTAATTTTGACACAGGAACACAACAGCAAGAGCTATCTTACCACCAAAATCTTGAAAGCAGTATCACCCTTGCACCACCTCCTcctgatgaagaaaatgaggaaacacCACCGGATGATGTAATGGCCTATCCACCTGAGCTAAAGTGTGATCGTTGTGGAGCTGTTTTTTCTCATACACAGCACTTGAACCAACACTTAGATGAGTGTAACTGTGCACCT GTGTTACCAGAGGGCTGTCTACAAGTTGAAGAAAATCCATCGACCCAAGTAACAGAGGAGAATAAGCGCCCTCAGAGACATCAGGCAGACCAGCGATCTTTTTCGTGTAAACATTGTGGGAAGTGCATTTCAAAACCAGAAAAATTGAAG GCACATGAAAAGCTTTTCCATTGTAATGAATGCACTACTACTTGCAGTACAAAAACTATGTTAGCAAGACACAAAAAG ATACATACTGGTGAAAAACCATATTCGTGTGGTGAGTGCAAAACAAGCTTCACTGAATCTGGGAGTTTGAAAGTTCATATGAGGCAGCATACAGGAGATAGACCATACAAGTGTTCATTTTGTAATGAAGCTTTCAGTGGTGCTGGGATGTTAGCttcacacaaaagaaaacacactgGTGAGAAACCTTATGTTTGCAGTGAATGTGGTGCATCTTTCAGGCTTCTGTCCACACTCAAAAGTCATAGTCGTAGACATACGGGAGAAAAACCCTTTTCTTGTGAGTTATGTGGAAAGTCTTTTACGCAGAAAGCAGCTTTACGCCGCCACAAAAGGACCCACTTAAATGTTAAACCTTATGAGTGTGATCATTGTGGTTTCAAGTTTcgagaaaaagaaaatctcagaAGACATCTTCTTCTCCATAAGATTGTTTGGCCATTTGTCTGTGACATTTGTGGAGCAGGTTTCAACTACAGTAAAAAGCTTGAAACTCACAAAATGCTTCACAATGGTGGAGATAAGCCTTATAAGTGCAATAAGTGCTCTTCAAGTTTTGCTTCTCCAAAGTACCTTACACAGCATAAAAAAAGGGTTCATGATAGAAAAGGTTCAGTTAGGTGTGAAGAATGTAATGCCACATTTACCAGAAAAGAGACTTTGCGATCACATTTACGAATTCACAAAGGCTCTGATCAATATGTATGTGAACAGTGTGGGGCAGCCTTCAACCAAAGAGCAACTTTAACAAGGCATACAAGAATTCATCTTGGTTCAGCTGGAAGTGATGGGTCTTCTTCCAAAGAAAGTtatacttgtaaattttgtaaaaaagtCTTCACAACCAAGAAGTCTTTAGATAGCCACCAGATGGAAACTCACATGGTTGAGGACTTTGCATTTGAGTGTCCAACGTGTCATGTAGGGTTTTCAGATCAATGTGAACTTGCAAGACATAGAAGTACACATCATCAAACTTTAAGACCTGTTTCAAAAGCAAATGAAGGTCAGAGAGAGGCagtaaaagacaaatatatttgtGAAGACTGTGACCAGACCTTCCTCAAAAAATGGCAGTTAAGGGCACATTGGAAGTACTGTCTCTGTAGGGATCTTGATGCAGTGGATAGTGAACCAGTAGAGGTTAAACCAAACATTTCTTCACAGAACAGCAGTAAGGAAGTGAGTGCCATGAAGTTAGTGTCAGCTGTGTTGGCTGCAGCAGGTAGCAGCTCAGGTAGTGAAGTTAGTTACCAAGCTCCCCAGCACTCCGAGACATCTTCAACGTCAGTTCCGTTAACTGTGGCTTCCACCTCCAGTTCACAACAGTCACAGCATTGCACATCAGCTCAGGTCACTCAATCTCACAGTGGTGTATATGAACATGTGAATGAAATTCCTCAAGAATTATCCTATCAACAGCCAGCTCAGGAAGTCCCTCAACATTCCTCAGATGTTAATGTTATGCAGTCACTGCAGGATCCACATCATCACAACTCTGTTCATGATAATGTTCAGCATGTAGATCGACAAACTGTCTTGCAAGGAGAAACTCAGGGAACACTTTTACAACACTCACTGCAAGAAGACATGCAGCATCATTCATTTGACTTTGATATTTCGCAAACTGAATTCTACAAATCTGTCCCTTCATTGCAATCATCctctcatcatcaccaccacaatCAACATTACAGTCACCCTGATACAAGCCACGAGTCCTCTTTGCTTCATAGTTCAGTTCTTCAAGATATTGGTCAAGAACATGATTCATGTGAAGATCTGCATGATAATTTGCATCATTCTGGCTCTTTTTTAAGTAATCAGCGAGAGGTTACTCTTCAAGAAGCTGTGCACCATCAGCGGGGACAGCATAGACTTGACCACATTGAAGATgagaataaagaacaagaaagtgaatcttttcattctcattctgaaaattaccaaaatacatTTCAAGATCAGTACCATCCATATAATCGGTGTCAAGTTTCAAAAGCAGAAGAGAAGTATACCAGGACTGAACTCCAGTCTTATGTTTTACAAGACCCAACTGGTACTAAAGTAAGGAATGCATGTCCAAAGTTGTTAGGATCATATAGTAATTTGCGTAGTAAATATTAA
- the LOC136849187 gene encoding uncharacterized protein isoform X2: MVDFGVETRDHFEESELTLSAPSGVGYYHAHQAPRLSSWRQNGQVLEPTSQQNMMESHQDFVQVKNDPENLSRFCNTVNTLPAIGNGNSPPTESAEDSRLKGQLLQEITRAAETFEPYNASSVSSSNYRTYNLVPEVPHPSEAEYAFSETSQWVWTRSASDDRSFAGTSSNKILVENAVGTIQYIVPSQLVADSFPSSFPPLTVSEAQSSIMSSNSVVQRTQESSVSVSSSALDLSPASPIQASSVHPSQTSPVPNIPTSSAHQLMSSQNPLGNFDTGTQQQELSYHQNLESSITLAPPPPDEENEETPPDDVMAYPPELKCDRCGAVFSHTQHLNQHLDECNCAPVLPEGCLQVEENPSTQVTEENKRPQRHQADQRSFSCKHCGKCISKPEKLKAHEKLFHCNECTTTCSTKTMLARHKKIHTGEKPYSCGECKTSFTESGSLKVHMRQHTGDRPYKCSFCNEAFSGAGMLASHKRKHTGEKPYVCSECGASFRLLSTLKSHSRRHTGEKPFSCELCGKSFTQKAALRRHKRTHLNVKPYECDHCGFKFREKENLRRHLLLHKIVWPFVCDICGAGFNYSKKLETHKMLHNGGDKPYKCNKCSSSFASPKYLTQHKKRVHDRKGSVRCEECNATFTRKETLRSHLRIHKGSDQYVCEQCGAAFNQRATLTRHTRIHLGSAGSDGSSSKESYTCKFCKKVFTTKKSLDSHQMETHMVEDFAFECPTCHVGFSDQCELARHRSTHHQTLRPVSKANEGQREAVKDKYICEDCDQTFLKKWQLRAHWKYCLCRDLDAVDSEPVEVKPNISSQNSSKEVSAMKLVSAVLAAAGSSSGSEVSYQAPQHSETSSTSVPLTVASTSSSQQSQHCTSAQVTQSHSGVYEHVNEIPQELSYQQPAQEVPQHSSDVNVMQSLQDPHHHNSVHDNVQHVDRQTVLQGETQGTLLQHSLQEDMQHHSFDFDISQTEFYKSVPSLQSSSHHHHHNQHYSHPDTSHESSLLHSSVLQDIGQEHDSCEDLHDNLHHSGSFLSNQREVTLQEAVHHQRGQHRLDHIEDENKEQESESFHSHSENYQNTFQDQYHPYNRCQVSKAEEKYTRTELQSYVLQDPTGTKVRNACPKLLGSYSNLRSKY; the protein is encoded by the exons ATGGTAGATTTTGGAGTAGAAACAAGGGATCATTTTGAGGAATCAGAATTAACGCTTTCTGCACCCTCCGGTGTTGGCTATTACCATGCCCATCAGGCACCTCGACTGTCTTCTTGGAGACAAAATGGCCAG GTACTGGAGCCAACTTCTCAACAGAATATGATGGAGTCTCATCAGGATTTTGTGCAGGTTAAAAATGACCCAGAAAATTTGTCAAGATTTTGCAATACTGTGAATACTTTACCAGCCATTGGAAATGGAAATTCACCACCAACAGAGAGCGCAGAAGACAGTCGACTCAAAGGGCagcttcttcaagaaatcacaagAGCGGCCGAGACTTTTGAGCCTTACAATGCTTCATCTGTGTCATCTTCTAATTACCGGACATATAATCTTGTTCCTGAAGTGCCTCATCCTTCTGAAGCTGAATATGCTT TTTCAGAAACATCACAGTGGGTGTGGACACGCTCTGCTAGTGATGACCGTAGTTTTGCTGGCACTTCTTCAAACAAAATTTTGGTTGAAAATGCAGTTGGTACCATTCAGTACATTGTGCCTTCACAGTTGGTTGCAGATTCATTTCCATCATCGTTTCCACCTTTGACAGTTTCAGAAGCACAGTCTTCCATCATGTCATCAAATTCAGTG GTGCAACGAACACAGGAGTCATCAGTATCAGTGTCTTCGTCTGCTCTAGACCTGTCACCAGCATCACCCATTCAGGCATCTTCTGTACATCCCTCTCAGACATCTCCGGTTCCTAATATTCCCACCTCATCAGCCCACCAGTTAATGTCATCACAGAACCCTCTTGGTAATTTTGACACAGGAACACAACAGCAAGAGCTATCTTACCACCAAAATCTTGAAAGCAGTATCACCCTTGCACCACCTCCTcctgatgaagaaaatgaggaaacacCACCGGATGATGTAATGGCCTATCCACCTGAGCTAAAGTGTGATCGTTGTGGAGCTGTTTTTTCTCATACACAGCACTTGAACCAACACTTAGATGAGTGTAACTGTGCACCT GTGTTACCAGAGGGCTGTCTACAAGTTGAAGAAAATCCATCGACCCAAGTAACAGAGGAGAATAAGCGCCCTCAGAGACATCAGGCAGACCAGCGATCTTTTTCGTGTAAACATTGTGGGAAGTGCATTTCAAAACCAGAAAAATTGAAG GCACATGAAAAGCTTTTCCATTGTAATGAATGCACTACTACTTGCAGTACAAAAACTATGTTAGCAAGACACAAAAAG ATACATACTGGTGAAAAACCATATTCGTGTGGTGAGTGCAAAACAAGCTTCACTGAATCTGGGAGTTTGAAAGTTCATATGAGGCAGCATACAGGAGATAGACCATACAAGTGTTCATTTTGTAATGAAGCTTTCAGTGGTGCTGGGATGTTAGCttcacacaaaagaaaacacactgGTGAGAAACCTTATGTTTGCAGTGAATGTGGTGCATCTTTCAGGCTTCTGTCCACACTCAAAAGTCATAGTCGTAGACATACGGGAGAAAAACCCTTTTCTTGTGAGTTATGTGGAAAGTCTTTTACGCAGAAAGCAGCTTTACGCCGCCACAAAAGGACCCACTTAAATGTTAAACCTTATGAGTGTGATCATTGTGGTTTCAAGTTTcgagaaaaagaaaatctcagaAGACATCTTCTTCTCCATAAGATTGTTTGGCCATTTGTCTGTGACATTTGTGGAGCAGGTTTCAACTACAGTAAAAAGCTTGAAACTCACAAAATGCTTCACAATGGTGGAGATAAGCCTTATAAGTGCAATAAGTGCTCTTCAAGTTTTGCTTCTCCAAAGTACCTTACACAGCATAAAAAAAGGGTTCATGATAGAAAAGGTTCAGTTAGGTGTGAAGAATGTAATGCCACATTTACCAGAAAAGAGACTTTGCGATCACATTTACGAATTCACAAAGGCTCTGATCAATATGTATGTGAACAGTGTGGGGCAGCCTTCAACCAAAGAGCAACTTTAACAAGGCATACAAGAATTCATCTTGGTTCAGCTGGAAGTGATGGGTCTTCTTCCAAAGAAAGTtatacttgtaaattttgtaaaaaagtCTTCACAACCAAGAAGTCTTTAGATAGCCACCAGATGGAAACTCACATGGTTGAGGACTTTGCATTTGAGTGTCCAACGTGTCATGTAGGGTTTTCAGATCAATGTGAACTTGCAAGACATAGAAGTACACATCATCAAACTTTAAGACCTGTTTCAAAAGCAAATGAAGGTCAGAGAGAGGCagtaaaagacaaatatatttgtGAAGACTGTGACCAGACCTTCCTCAAAAAATGGCAGTTAAGGGCACATTGGAAGTACTGTCTCTGTAGGGATCTTGATGCAGTGGATAGTGAACCAGTAGAGGTTAAACCAAACATTTCTTCACAGAACAGCAGTAAGGAAGTGAGTGCCATGAAGTTAGTGTCAGCTGTGTTGGCTGCAGCAGGTAGCAGCTCAGGTAGTGAAGTTAGTTACCAAGCTCCCCAGCACTCCGAGACATCTTCAACGTCAGTTCCGTTAACTGTGGCTTCCACCTCCAGTTCACAACAGTCACAGCATTGCACATCAGCTCAGGTCACTCAATCTCACAGTGGTGTATATGAACATGTGAATGAAATTCCTCAAGAATTATCCTATCAACAGCCAGCTCAGGAAGTCCCTCAACATTCCTCAGATGTTAATGTTATGCAGTCACTGCAGGATCCACATCATCACAACTCTGTTCATGATAATGTTCAGCATGTAGATCGACAAACTGTCTTGCAAGGAGAAACTCAGGGAACACTTTTACAACACTCACTGCAAGAAGACATGCAGCATCATTCATTTGACTTTGATATTTCGCAAACTGAATTCTACAAATCTGTCCCTTCATTGCAATCATCctctcatcatcaccaccacaatCAACATTACAGTCACCCTGATACAAGCCACGAGTCCTCTTTGCTTCATAGTTCAGTTCTTCAAGATATTGGTCAAGAACATGATTCATGTGAAGATCTGCATGATAATTTGCATCATTCTGGCTCTTTTTTAAGTAATCAGCGAGAGGTTACTCTTCAAGAAGCTGTGCACCATCAGCGGGGACAGCATAGACTTGACCACATTGAAGATgagaataaagaacaagaaagtgaatcttttcattctcattctgaaaattaccaaaatacatTTCAAGATCAGTACCATCCATATAATCGGTGTCAAGTTTCAAAAGCAGAAGAGAAGTATACCAGGACTGAACTCCAGTCTTATGTTTTACAAGACCCAACTGGTACTAAAGTAAGGAATGCATGTCCAAAGTTGTTAGGATCATATAGTAATTTGCGTAGTAAATATTAA